The sequence AGCAGGACCACCCGCCAGCCCACCATCGCAAGGGAGCACGCATGGCAACCCGTGCCGTCGCCCGTCGTAAGTCCGCCGCCTCCGGCGAGACGGCCGACTCGGCAAGCAGTGTTCGCGCTCATGGCGGCGAGATCGCGGACCGCGACCTGGTCGGCATGTACCTCGACGAGATAGCGCGCACACCGCTGCTCGACGCCGCCAAGGAGGTCGAGCTGTCCCAGACCATCGAGGCGGGTGTGTTCGCGCGACAGGTTCTCGACGGGTTCGAGGACACCACCTCGGACGCCACCCGTGAGGAGCTGGAGTCCCTGGTCGCCGCGGGCGAGCGGGCCAAGGACGTGTTCATCCGCTCCAACCTCCGCCTGGTCGTCGCGGTCGCCCGGCGCTACCCGCGCAGCGGCCTGCCCCTGCTCGACCTGATCCAGGAGGGCAACGCGGGCCTGGTGCGTGCCGTCGAGAAGTTCGACTACCGCAAGGGCTTCAAGTTCTCCACGTACGCCACCTGGTGGATCCGCCAGGCCATCACCCGCTCCATCGCCGACCAGTCGCGCACCATCCGCCTCCCCGTCCACCTGGTGGAGGAGCTGGGCCGCATCCGCCGGGTGCAGCGCGAGTTCAACCGGGAGCACGGCCGCGAGCCGGAGCCCACGGAGATCGCGGCGGAGCTGGGCTCCACGCCGGAGCGCGTCACCGACGTCCTCGACTGGGCCCGTGACCCGGTCTCGCTGAACATGTCGGTGGACGACCAGGGCGAGACCCAGTTCGGCGACCTGCTGGAGGACACCTCCGCGGTCAGCCCCGAGCAGTCCGTGATGACCCTGCTGCGCAGCGAGGAACTGGACGACCTGATCGGCCGCCTGGACCAGCGCACGGCCTCCATCATCAAGATGCGGTACGGCATCGAGGACGGCCGCGAGCGCACCCTGACCGAGGTCGGCAAGGAGCACGGTCTGACCCGTGAGCGCATCCGGCAGATCGAGAAGCACGCCCTGCTGGAGCTGAAGAAGCTGGCGCGGGACACCGGGTTCGACGCGGCGGCGTAAGTCCGACGCGGCGGCGTGAGGGGGCCGGGGGCCGCGTACGCCGGGTGGCGAAAGACGGCGCAAACATGGCGCTCCGGGGCCGCTTCAACCGCCGGGCCCGAGGGAACAACCTCTCCGGGCCCGCCAGGCGGGGCCCGGTGAACGCCGCACTCCCCACCCCGAGTCAGCAACGGACCAGCCGCACCAGCTCGTCACCGCCGACACACCGATCCGCACCCGGCCGACCCCACGCACCTTCGGCCGACCCCACGCGAGCCATGTCCCTGCGCACATCCCCCCCGGCGCCGGGACTTCCCAGAGCCGGGCTTCGGCGCTCACCCCCCCCGGGCGCCGGAGCCCGGCTTCTTCTGCGGTGGGCGGGCGGGGTGGCCCGTGCGTCCTCTGCCGCGAGGCCGTGGGCCCTCCGCCGGGGCGCTCGTGCTCCCGTGCGCGCGGACGGGCGTCGCCGGGAGATTCCGGCGGCCTCCCGGCGGCCTCGCGGGTACCACGTCCACCGGCGCGCAACGGCGTTTCCGCGCCACACGGCGCGACCCGGCAGCCGCGGGCGGACGGCGGCGGTCCGGGAGCCGGCCTCGGCACGGCCCGAACTCCGTACCGTCCCGAGGCCCTTGAACCCCTGCGGGAGCGGCCCGGTCGTGCGAGGCTGGGAAGCGGTGCGACGGCGGCGGGGACGGCAAGTGGCGGCCCACCCCGTACCTGAACCCCGGGGTGAACCGCCGGATGGCAGATTCTGCCACACGGGCATAGCCTGCCGAGATGAGCACCACCCCCAGTCCTACCCCCCGTTCCACCTCCGGCACCACCCCGCAGTCTCCTTCCGGCACCGCGCCGGCGCCCTCCCTCACCGAGCGCCGCAAGGCCGAGACCCGGATGGAGATCGCCCGGGCCGCGGCCGCCCTGTTCGTCCGCCAGGGGCTGCGGGCCACCCGCGCCGAGGACATCGCCCAGCGGGCGGGCATCGCGCCGCGCACCTTCTACCGCTACTTCGCCACCAAGGAGGAGGCGGTCGCGCCCCTCTACGCCGCCGGCGCCCAGCGCTGGGCCGAGGCCGTCCGCACCGCCCCGGCCGCGCTCACCGTCCAGCAGGCCCTGGAACACGCCGTCGAGCACACCCTCACCCCCGGCGCCGGGGTCTCGGCCGCCTCCTGGGAATGGGTCCGCACCCTGCTCCGCCTGACCGACACCAGTCCCGCCCTGCGCAAGGTCTGGGCCGAGGTGGGCCAGACGTCGGAGGAGGCGCTGGCGGACATCCTCGCGAGGCGGCTGGCGACGCCGGGGTGGGGGGTGGCGTGCGCGGAGGGGGCGGACGCGGAAGGGGCGGACGCGGAAGGTGCGGACGCTGGTGGGGAAGGGGCGGCTGCGGGGGAGATGCCTGCGGGGGAGGCGCCTGCGGGGGAGCCGTACACGGGTGGGCCGTACGTGGGCGGGGCGTCGGTGGGTGAGCCGTACGCGAGTGGGCCGCCTGCGGGTGAGCCGTTCGCGGGGGGCCCGGGGGCTGTCGGCGCCACGGAGGCGGGGGCGCCATGGACCGCCGGGGAACCGGGAGCCGCCCCCGACCCGCTCGCCGCGCCCGCCGGGCCGGGCCCGGTCCCCGGCGCGGAGTCGGCCGAGGCGCCGCTTACCGTCCCCGTGATCACCCCCGACCTGCGCTTCGCCGCCGCCGTCGCCGGGAGTGCCGTACGCGTCGCGGTGCAGTCCTGGGCCGCCACCGCCTCCCCGCCCACCGGCCCGGACGGCCCCGCCGCGCTGGCCCTGCGCAACCTCAAGGCCCTGGGCGGCTTCGACTGGGACGGCGCGTACTAGGGGCTTACGGGAGGCCCGGCCCACCCCCGGCCCGGCTCAGCCTGTCCCCCAACCCCCGTACGCACGCCGCCAGTTCATCCGGCCCCCGCACGGTGAACTCGAACCCCGTCAGCGCCAGCCGGACCGACAGCCACTCCAGGGGGTCACCGGTGCCGCCCGCCAGGACGCAGCCGCCCTCGCCGTCGTCCACGGGCGCCCCGTACGCCCCCGGGAGCCGCTCGGCGACCTCCGCCGCCGACGCGGCGAACCGCACCTCGAAGTCGTACGCCTCCTGCCACTGCTGGATCGACCGCCGCAGATACCCCGCCGCGCTGCCCGTCGGCAACTCCCGCTGCGCGAACCGGACTCCGGTGGCGAACGGCTCGCTCACCCGGTCCACCCGGAACGTGCGCCAGTCCGCGCGGTCGAGGTCGTACGCGACCAGGTACCAGCGCCGCCCCGTCGACACCAGCCGATGCGGCTCGGTCAGCCGGCGGGACGTGCCGCCCTCCTTGTCGCGATAGGCGAACCGCAGCCGCTCCCGGCCCGCCACGGCCGAGGCCAGCAGGGTCAGCGTCCCGGCCGGGATGCTCGCGCCGTCCCCGGCGGTCAGCGGGGTCGTCGCCGCCTGGAGGGTGGCCACCCGGTGCCGCAGCCGGGCCGGCAGGACCTGCTCCAGCTTGGCGAGGGCCCGTACCGACGCCTCGTCCATGCCCGCCACCGCGTGCCCCGCGCCGGCCCGCAGCCCGACCGCGATGGCGACGGCCTCCTCGTCGTCCAGCGCCAGCGGCGGCAGCGCCTTGCCCGCGACCAGCCGGTACCCGCCGTCCGAGCCCTTCGTCGCCTCCACCGGGTAACCCAGCTCACGCAGCCGGTCGATGTCCCGCCGCACGGTACGACGCGACACCGCGAGCCGCTCGGCCAGCTCACCGCCCGGCCACTCACGGGGCGTCTGGAGCAGGGAGAGCAACTGGAGCAGCCGTGCCGGGGTGGCGGTCGTCATGCGTACGAGGATGCCGCACGCCCAGGACGGCACCTGACCTAGTCGTCGCGGGCGTTCACCGCACCACCGCCGCACGTCCCGTTGGTCCGGTTGATCCCGTGTGTGTTGTTCACGGCACCTGCGAGATACGTCACGGTCCGGGCCCGAAGCGCCCCGCCGTGGTGTGTACTGGTGGGTATGCCCGAGCATCTGTCGACTCTCCAGCTGGTCGCCGCGGTCTTCCTCACCCTGGCCGGCGTGGTCTGGGCGATCGGTGTGCTGCGTCTGCTGCGCCGGTTCCGCGCTCAGGCGCTTCGCGAACTCGCGGCCGCCCGCCTGCCGTTCCTCCCCGCCCAGCGGACCGGCCCGCCGCGGGAGTCGGTGGAGCTGACCCCGGCCGAACAGGACGCCTTCGCCGGGCTGATACGACAGCTCGGCCACCGCTGAAGCCCGGCCACCGCCGACCGACCCGGCCGGGCCGCCTGCCCCGCCGTCCGCTCCGCTCTCGGCCCGCCCGTCAGCCCTGTCGTGCCGCGCGCCGCTCCATCGCGGAACGGGCCGCGTCCTCCGACATGTACACCTCGCACATATGGCGGCCGTCCGGCGTCGCCGTGTGCTCGACCTCCCACAGGGAGATCTCGCTGTCGTCCGGCAGCAGGAACGCGTGCTCGTACAGCACATAACTCAGCCCCGAGCGGCCCGCCCGGCCCGGACGGCCGAAGGCCTGGGTGATCTCGTGCGCCGTCGCCGTGGCCAGCAGGTCCGCCGTGCGGTCGCTGGGACGGTCCGCGTTCTCCGCGCGGCGCAGCAGCCGGCGGGCGTGGTCGGCGGAGTCGCCGCAGGCGAACACGTGCCGGGGAGCGGGCACCGCCCACAGCCAGGTCGGCGCGGGCAGCTCCAGTTCGGGCGCGTCCGGGGGTAATCCGAGCCGCGAGGTGGCCGTCTGGAGCTCCTCCTCGTCCGTGTACACCTCGTGGTCCGGCGGGCCGCCCGGGGTGGTGTTGTGCGCCAGCTCCCACAGGGTGACCGCCGAGCCGTCGGCCAGCAGCCAGGTGTGCCGGTACGTCTCCCGGTGCAGCCCCGCGCTGTGGTGCGCGGAGTGCAGCGAACTGTCGTACGCCAGCGCGCAGTCGAGCCGTCGTATCACCTCGTCGGGCAGCTCGAAGGAGTTCAGGGCGCGGCCGAGGAGTCGCGCGAGGTGTTCCTCGGGCGACTCGGGCGACTCGGCTGGTTCGGGCGCTGCCGTCTCGTACGGAACGCTCAAGGCATCTCCCGGCGTTGCTGCATGTCACCTTGTGGGTGCATACCGTAGCCCCTCGATCGGACGTCATGTCCGGGAATGGGGAAAACGAACACCGGAAAAACGCGCGGGCCGCGCGAGATGTTCCCGCGCGGCCCCAAAACCCGTCAAAACCCGTCGGTCAGACGGCACTTCCGGCGGTCCAGGCGCTCCAGGACATGTTCCAGCCATTGAGGCCGTTGTCCGGGGCCACGGTGGTGTCGGGGGAGTTCTTCACGATCACCACGTCGCCGACGAGCGTGTTGTCGAAGAACCACTTCGCCGGGGTGTCGCCCTGCGCGCCCTGCACATCCGCGAGGCCGACGCAGCCGTGGCTGGTGCCCTGCCGGCCGAAGGGTGGATTGCCCTTGTTGTACCAGTAGTTGCCGTGGATGAAGGTGCCCGAGGACGTCAGGCGCATCGCGTGCGGCACGTCCGGGATGTCGTACTCCCCGCCGAAGCCGACCGTCGAGCCGTTCATCCGGGTCTGGGTGAACTTCTCGGAGATCACCATCTGCCCGTTGTACGTGGTGTGCTCCGGGCTGCCCCCGGAGATCGGCACCGACTTGAGCGTCTGGCCGTCGCGGACCACGGTCATCGTCTGCGTGCCGACGTCGACCGTGGAGACCTGCGAGCGCCCGACGGTGAAGGTGACGGTCTTCTTCTGCACGCCGTACAGGCCCTGGGCGCCCTGCACATGGTCCAGGTCGATCTTCATCTTGACCTTGGAGCCGGCCTTCCAGTAGTCCTTCGGCCGGAAGTCCAGGCGCCGGTCGCCGAACCAGTGCCCGACCACCTGCTGGCCGCTGCTGGAGTTCACCGTGATGTGCGACTGGACGGCCTTCTTGTCGCTGATCGACTTGTTGAAGGTGAACGACACCGGCATGCCCACACCGACCGTGCTGCCGTCGTCCGGTGTGTAGGTGCCGATGTAGCTGCTCGCCGAACTGACGGTGCTGAAGATGGCGTTGGCCGCCGCAGGCCGTCCCTCGGCGTCCTTCGCCCGCGCGGCTATCTGGTACTTCGTGCCGAGTTCGAGGCGCTGCTTCGGCTTCCAGCTGCGGCCGTCCGCCGATATCGCCCCCGGTACGGCCTGCTGCGAGCCCGACACGGTCATCTTCACGTCGGTCAGCGTGCCGTCGCTGACCTTCACCCCGGTCGCGTTGACGGACGCGTCCGTCGCGCCGTCCTTCGCCGAGATCGCTATCTTCGCCGTCGAGGTCTTCGGGGAGTCCTTGCCGCCGTCCTTGTTCGAGGCGTTGGCGTCGCCGCCGCAGGCGGTCAGGGTGAGGGCGCCGACCATCAGGGCGGCACAGGCCCCGAGTGCGCGCCGCGCTGCAATGTCCGGCGTTGTCACGGGCTGCTCCAGGTTCGTGTGGTGTGCGTGGTCCGTTCCCATGCGCTGAGAAAGAGTGCGCAAACAGTCCTTGAGGTTCCCCTCAAGTCCTCGTAAGGCCACGACGTGACAGAACCGCGACAATCCGCGTCCGGCGACGACGCGTCCCCCTCACGACCGCCCGTACAACTCCCCGTACGACGGCCACGCTCCGCCCGGCCCGTCGACCGGCTCGGCCGCGCGCACCGCCCGCACGATCGCCCGGGTCACCAGGTCCGCGCCCGCCGCCAGCAGCTCGTTGAGGGCGAGCGGGTGGGCGGCGAGCGGCCGGGCGCCGGTGGCCAGGGCGAAGACCGTGTCGCCGTCGTGCAGCAGATGGACCGGGCGGACGGCACGGGCGATGCCGTCGTGCGCGGTGCCGGCCAGCTTCTGGGCCTGGGCCTTGGTCAGTTCGGCGTCGGTGGCGACGACCGCCAGCGTCGTGTTCAGCGGCGGCGGGGTACGCCCCGCGCCGGACTCCTCCAGCCGCTGCAGCGCCGCCTCGTGCATCTCCTTCTGCGGGTACGCGACCCGGCCGTCGTACAACTCCCCGTACAGCACCCCCGTCTCCGGATCCATCACGGAACCCGCCGCGTTCGCGACCACGAGCGCGGCGATGGTGATCCCCGAGTCGAGGACCGTGCTCGCCGTGCCGACGCCGCCCTTGAGCCGGCCGGTCGCCGCGCCCGTGCCGGCACCCACACAGCCCTGCGGCACCGGGGCGCCCACCGGACTCGCGGCCGCCGCCTCCACCGCCGCCCGTCCCGTCGCCGCGTCCGGACGGGCCCGGAAGTCACCGCCGCGCCCCAGGTCGAAGACGCAGGCCGCGGGCACCACCGGCACGACATGCGCCGGATCCGGCCCCACCCGCACGCCCCGCCCCCGCTCCTCCAGCCAGGCCATCACCCCGGACGCCGCGTCGAGCCCGTAGGCGCTGCCCCCGGTGAGCACGATCGCGTCGACCCGCTGGACCACATTGCGGGGATCGAGCGCGTCGGTCTCCTTGGTGCCGGGCCCGCCCCCGCGCACATCCACGGCGGCCACGGCCCCGCCCTCCGGTGCCAGTACGACGGTGGTCCCGGTGAGCCGGCCGTCCCCGGTCCGGGTGGCGTGTCCGACCCGCAGCCCGGCGACATCTGTCAGCGCGTCAACTGTCATGGCCGCCAGTCTGCCCGAGCCCCGCCCACCACCGAAGGGCCCGGCCCACCACCGAAGGGCCCGGCCGACCGCCGAGGGGCCGGGCCGACCGCCGAGGGGCCGGGCCGACCGCCGAAGGGCTCAACCGGCCACTGAAGGGCTCAGCCCGCCGGTGCCCCGGCGCCCGCCGCGCGCTCCCTTCGGACCATGCGGGCCGTCAGGGTCACCCCGGTCGCCACCGCCGCCGCGCAGACCAGGCCCGCCGCGAGCACCGACCAGCCGCCCAGGAAGGTGCAGCCGAGCACCAGCAGAGCGGTGACCGGCAGCACCAGCTGCTGGGCGACGCCCACCTTGAAGTGCCGTGCGTGCAGCGCCCAGACGGTCAGCAGATACAGCGCCGTCGGCAGGGTCACCGCCGCCGACGCGGCCGCCGTGGAGATGTGCGCCGAGCCGACCGCCTCCTCCACGGCCACCTCCAGGCCCGCGCCGATCGCCGCCGCCGAGGAGAAGATCAGATAGTGGCCGTACCCCCACAGGAACGCCCGTCCGCTGGAGCGCAGATGACCGTGGATGGGCACCACGAAGTAGATCCACCAGGCGGAGAACACGATCAGGAGGCCGCCCGCCGCGATCGGCAGCAGCTCGCCCAGCGCGGAGTGCTCGTCCACGGCCGACTTCACGGCGACCGTGGCGGAGGCGATCGTCTCGCCGAGCACGATGATCGTGAACAGTCCGTACCGCTCGGCGATGTGGTGCGGATGCCACGAGGTCTCGTAGTCCCGCTCGGCGAACAGCGGTACGCACATCTCCGCGATCGCCATCACCAGGAACACCCAGGGCCGCGCCGGCTGCGGCAGCACCACCAGACCGGCCCAGCCGACCTGGCACAGCAGCACCCCGCCCGCATAGCGCAGCGCGGCTCTGCGCTCGGTGCCCTCGGCGGTCCGCGCGGCTCTCAGCCACTGGGTGGCCATCGCGAGGCGCATGATCACATAGCCGAGCCAGACCGTCATGTAGTCGTGCTGCTCGAAGGCCCGGGAGACACCGGCGGCCAGCACCAGGACGCCGGCGATCTGCACCAGGGTGACGACCCGGTAGAGCACGTCGTCGTTGTCGTACGCCGAGGCGAACCAGGAGAAGTTCATCCAGGCCCACCAGATGGCGAAGAACACCATCGCGTAGTTGAGGACCCCGGTGCCGGCGTGGCCGGCGGAGACGGCGTGCACCAGTTGCACGCCCGCCTGCGAGACCGCCACGACGAAACACAGGTCGAAGAGGAGCTCCAGCGGGGAGGAGACCCGATGGGCCTCGTGCCGCCCGCGCGCGGTGAGCCGTCGCACGGGGTCGGAGGCGTGGGATGCGGGGTGGGATGCGCCCGGAGTCGCGGGAGCCGGGGTGGAACTCGGTGTCATGCCTCTCAGCACAGCAGAAAACCGGGCGGGAGGCTTGCGCGGGCGCTCACCGGCGGCCGGCGGTCCACCGGGACGGGGGCCGTACCCTGGACGCATGAGCGATGCCCCCGCACCCGGACCGCGCGACCCGAGGCCCGCGCTGGTCTTCGACGATCCGCTGGACCAGCAGTCCTCGGACGACACCGACCGCGGCTGGGGCGAGCGGCCGGCCGGCGACAGCGCCGCCGACCTCAAGCGCTTCCTCGACGAGAAGCCGCCCCACCACATCTGAGGCCCCGGGACCTGCCCTAGTGGTCGTCGTGGCCCGTGCCGCGCTGGGCGACCAGGGCGTCGCGGATCTCCTTGAGCACCTCCAGCTCGGACACCTCCATGACCTCGTGGGTGCCTTCCCGTGCCGCCTTGCGGGCCGCCTGCCGGGCCAGGTACTTCGACATCGGCAGGACCATCAGGAAGTACACCACCGTCGCGGTGATCAGGAAGGACAGCGCGGCGCCGAGGACGGAACCCCACATCAGCTGGATGCCGTGCGTGCCATGGCACGAGTCGCTCAGGCACGTGCTGTAGTTGTCCAGGTTCTGGGTGCCGATCGCGCCGACCAGCGGGTTGATGATCCCCTTCACCAGCGCGTTGACGATGTTGGTGAAGGCTGCGCCGATGACGACCGCCACTGCCAGGTCGATGACATTGCCGCGCATCAGGAAGGCCTTGAAGCCTTGCAGGACGCTCGGTTCGTTCTTCGCGCTCACCTCGGGGACGCTCCTCGCATGCACAAGTTGTGGAACAAAACGCTCCGCAACCTACGTCACCGTACGGCCATAGTGTCCAATCCAGTCCCCCGAAGGAGGGACTTGACAGCGCGCCGCCGGGAAAAAGTCCGGCACGGTTCAGCACAGCGTCACCGCCAGCCGTGCCGTGGCACTCGCCCCGACGAGCCCGGCCGCGAGGGCACGCGGCACCGCGAGCACGACGAGCGCGCCGGTCTCGGCCGTGCCGTCGAGCGGCTCCGGCACCCGTGTCACCCGCACCCCGCGCGCGAGCACCCGGGCGCCGCCCCCGCTGGACGGATCCTGCGCGGCGACCACGTCGACCCGGTCGCCGGGGCGCAGCAGCCGGACCGTGGCCGCGTCGGCGATCCGCACCGGCGCCGCGACCAGACGTGCCGGGCGGGACGGGCGCAGGGGAGTCGCGGGCGGGTGTCCGCGCGCGGACCGGGCGGGCCGCGGTGCCGCGTCGGTGCGGTGCGCCTGCGCCGAGGTTCCCGGGCCCGCCGCCACCAGCGCGGCCGCGGTCACCGCGAGGCCGGCCGCCACCGCCCGCCCCCGGTGCCGTACGAGCCGCTGCACCCGGTACCGCCCGCCGCGCACCCGCACCGGTGGGAACGGCGGCACCTCGCAGGTCGCGGGTGCGTCCGTGCCCGGCGGGTGGGGCAGGCGCGGGGGAGGGGGGAACGCGGCGCGCGGGGCGGCCGGGGTGGGAGCGGGCGAGGGGAAAGAGGTGAGGGGGAGAGGCATCGGGGTCACCGCCTGGGACGAGGGACGTCGGCTTGCGATGCCCACGATGACGCCTCGCGCCGGATCCCGCCGGGGCCGGTGGACCACCGCCCGGTTGTGGATATCCCGCCCACCCGAACGGGTGATTCCGCTGGGCGGTCCACTCCGGCTACGGCGACTTGTCCACAGCCCCTCGTCGGTCCCTCGTCCCGCCGTCCTTCCCGGCCACGGCCGTCCGCCCCGCCACGCCACGGTCCCCCGCCCGCTACGGCAGCTCGAACCCCGGGTCCATCCCGCCGAGCGCGTTCACGCACAGGCAGTCCCGCTCCCCGGTCGCCGGCAGCGCGGCCACCGCGTCGAAGAGCACCCCGCGCAGCCGTTCCACATTGGCGGCGAACACCTGGAGGACCTCCTCGTGGGAGACGCCCTCACCGGTCTCGGCGCCCGCGTCGAGGTCGGTGACCAGGGTCATGGAGGTGTAGCACAGCTCCAGTTCGCGGGCGAGCGCCGCCTCGGGGTGACCGGTCATGCCCACCACCGACCAGCCCTGCGCCTGGTGCCACAGCGACTCGGCGCGGGTGGAGAAGCGCGGCCCCTCGACCACGACCAGCGTGCCGCCGTCCACCGGCTCCCAGTCCCGGCCGCGGGCGGCCTTCAGCGCGATCGCCCGTCCGGTGGGGCAGTAGGGGTCGGCCAGGGACACGTGCACGACGTTCGGCACCGTGCCGTCGGGCAGCGGCAGCCCGTCGAAGTACGACTGGGCCCGGGACTTCGTACGGTCCACGAACTGGTCCGGCACCAGCAGCGTGCCGGGGCCGTACTCGGCGCGCAGGCCGCCCACCGCCGACGGGCCGAGGACCTGCCGGACGCCGACGGAACGCAGCGCCCACAGGTTGGCGCGGTAGTTGATGCGGTGCGGCGGCAGATGGTGGCCGCGGCCGTGCCGGGGCAGGAAGGCCACCCGCCGGCCGGCGATCTCGCCGAGGAACAGGGAGTCGCTGGGCGGCCCGTAGGGGGTGTCCACTTGTACCTCGGTGACGTCGTCGAGGAACGAGTAGAAGCCCGAGCCGCCGATTACGCCGATCTCTGCGTTCGCCATGGCCAAGACATTAGCTGGCCGTGACGCCGCGCAGGAGACCTTGCCGGAGAACGCCGGATGCCCCACCGTCGGGGGACGGCGGGGCGGGCGTCAAGAGAGACGGGGCGTACGGCCTCAGGCGGCGGACGTGCCGGCCGAGCTCGACGTGGACGTCGACGACGACTTCGAGTCGGACGACGACGAGGTCGAGGCGGGCTTCGCGTCGGACGACGAGGAGCCGGACGACTTGGTCGCCGGGCTGCTGCTCGACGTGGAGCCGCGCGAATCGTTGCGGTAGAAGCCGGAGCCCTTGAAGACAATGCCGACCGCGGAGAACACCTTCTTCAGGCGCCCGTTGCAGTTGGGGCACTCGGTCAGGGCATCGTCGGTGAACTTCTGCACCGCCTCGAGGCCCTCGCCGCACTCGGTGCACTGGTACTGGTAGGTCGGCACTGTCTTCCTCCTGGCACTCTCACTCATTGAGTGCTAACGACGCTCCATAGTGACGTATTCCCGGGGATCAGTCCACCGTCACCGGCGAGCGGTGACCGACGCCACGTGCCACGGCCTGCGTCTCCTGGCGTGCGATCAGCGCGGATCGCAGCGCCACCAGGGTCAGCAGGGCGAGCACCGTACCGCCCATCGGGACCAGGAATCCCGAGCCGCCCCACAGCCGGTCCTCCAGCTGTCCCGCGACGGTGACCGCGGCCGCCTGGCCGAGCGCGACCGCGCCGGTCAGCCAGGTGAACGCCTCGGTGCGGGCCCCGGCCGGGACCAGGGCCTCGACCAGCGTGTAGCCGGTGATCAGCGACGGCGCGATGCACATGCCGACCAGCAGGCCGAGCGCGGCGAGCAGCAGCACCGAGTGCGCCGTCCACAGCGCGGACGCGGTCAGCGCGAGCGCCGCGTAGCCGACGACCAGGCGCCGCTGGGGCGCCGTCTTCCAGGCGATCGCGCCGCAGACGACGCCGGACAGCATGTTTCCCGCGGCGAAGACGCCGTACAGGACGCCGTTCAGACCGGGCTCGCCGATCGACTGGGTGAAGGCGGCCAGGGAGACCTGCATGCCGCCGAAGACCGAGCCGATGCCGAGGAAGGTCACGATCAGCACCCGCACACCGGGGACCCGGAGCGCGGAGCCGTGCTCCACGCGCGCGGACCCGCCCGTGGCCGTCACCGCGGGCTGCGTGCTCTTCTGCGCGGCGAACAGCAAACCACCCACGAGGGTGAGCGCCGCCTCGGTGAGCAGACCGGCCGCCGGGGTGACGGCGGTGCACAGGGCGGTCGCCAGCAGGGGCCCGAAGACGAAGGTCAGCTCGTCGGTGACCGACTCGAACGCGGCCGCGGTGCCCATCAGGGGCGAGCCCTGGAGCTTCACGCCCCAGCGCGCCCGCACCATGGGCCCGACCTGCGGCACCGAGGCGCCGGTCGGCACGGCCGCCAGGAACAGCACCCACA is a genomic window of Streptomyces sp. WP-1 containing:
- a CDS encoding DUF6227 family protein: MSVPYETAAPEPAESPESPEEHLARLLGRALNSFELPDEVIRRLDCALAYDSSLHSAHHSAGLHRETYRHTWLLADGSAVTLWELAHNTTPGGPPDHEVYTDEEELQTATSRLGLPPDAPELELPAPTWLWAVPAPRHVFACGDSADHARRLLRRAENADRPSDRTADLLATATAHEITQAFGRPGRAGRSGLSYVLYEHAFLLPDDSEISLWEVEHTATPDGRHMCEVYMSEDAARSAMERRAARQG
- a CDS encoding S-methyl-5'-thioadenosine phosphorylase; its protein translation is MANAEIGVIGGSGFYSFLDDVTEVQVDTPYGPPSDSLFLGEIAGRRVAFLPRHGRGHHLPPHRINYRANLWALRSVGVRQVLGPSAVGGLRAEYGPGTLLVPDQFVDRTKSRAQSYFDGLPLPDGTVPNVVHVSLADPYCPTGRAIALKAARGRDWEPVDGGTLVVVEGPRFSTRAESLWHQAQGWSVVGMTGHPEAALARELELCYTSMTLVTDLDAGAETGEGVSHEEVLQVFAANVERLRGVLFDAVAALPATGERDCLCVNALGGMDPGFELP
- a CDS encoding RNA polymerase sigma factor RpoD/SigA, with product MATRAVARRKSAASGETADSASSVRAHGGEIADRDLVGMYLDEIARTPLLDAAKEVELSQTIEAGVFARQVLDGFEDTTSDATREELESLVAAGERAKDVFIRSNLRLVVAVARRYPRSGLPLLDLIQEGNAGLVRAVEKFDYRKGFKFSTYATWWIRQAITRSIADQSRTIRLPVHLVEELGRIRRVQREFNREHGREPEPTEIAAELGSTPERVTDVLDWARDPVSLNMSVDDQGETQFGDLLEDTSAVSPEQSVMTLLRSEELDDLIGRLDQRTASIIKMRYGIEDGRERTLTEVGKEHGLTRERIRQIEKHALLELKKLARDTGFDAAA
- a CDS encoding P1 family peptidase, with product MTVDALTDVAGLRVGHATRTGDGRLTGTTVVLAPEGGAVAAVDVRGGGPGTKETDALDPRNVVQRVDAIVLTGGSAYGLDAASGVMAWLEERGRGVRVGPDPAHVVPVVPAACVFDLGRGGDFRARPDAATGRAAVEAAAASPVGAPVPQGCVGAGTGAATGRLKGGVGTASTVLDSGITIAALVVANAAGSVMDPETGVLYGELYDGRVAYPQKEMHEAALQRLEESGAGRTPPPLNTTLAVVATDAELTKAQAQKLAGTAHDGIARAVRPVHLLHDGDTVFALATGARPLAAHPLALNELLAAGADLVTRAIVRAVRAAEPVDGPGGAWPSYGELYGRS
- a CDS encoding YafY family protein encodes the protein MTTATPARLLQLLSLLQTPREWPGGELAERLAVSRRTVRRDIDRLRELGYPVEATKGSDGGYRLVAGKALPPLALDDEEAVAIAVGLRAGAGHAVAGMDEASVRALAKLEQVLPARLRHRVATLQAATTPLTAGDGASIPAGTLTLLASAVAGRERLRFAYRDKEGGTSRRLTEPHRLVSTGRRWYLVAYDLDRADWRTFRVDRVSEPFATGVRFAQRELPTGSAAGYLRRSIQQWQEAYDFEVRFAASAAEVAERLPGAYGAPVDDGEGGCVLAGGTGDPLEWLSVRLALTGFEFTVRGPDELAACVRGLGDRLSRAGGGPGLP
- the mscL gene encoding large conductance mechanosensitive channel protein MscL; amino-acid sequence: MSAKNEPSVLQGFKAFLMRGNVIDLAVAVVIGAAFTNIVNALVKGIINPLVGAIGTQNLDNYSTCLSDSCHGTHGIQLMWGSVLGAALSFLITATVVYFLMVLPMSKYLARQAARKAAREGTHEVMEVSELEVLKEIRDALVAQRGTGHDDH
- a CDS encoding low temperature requirement protein A, yielding MTPSSTPAPATPGASHPASHASDPVRRLTARGRHEAHRVSSPLELLFDLCFVVAVSQAGVQLVHAVSAGHAGTGVLNYAMVFFAIWWAWMNFSWFASAYDNDDVLYRVVTLVQIAGVLVLAAGVSRAFEQHDYMTVWLGYVIMRLAMATQWLRAARTAEGTERRAALRYAGGVLLCQVGWAGLVVLPQPARPWVFLVMAIAEMCVPLFAERDYETSWHPHHIAERYGLFTIIVLGETIASATVAVKSAVDEHSALGELLPIAAGGLLIVFSAWWIYFVVPIHGHLRSSGRAFLWGYGHYLIFSSAAAIGAGLEVAVEEAVGSAHISTAAASAAVTLPTALYLLTVWALHARHFKVGVAQQLVLPVTALLVLGCTFLGGWSVLAAGLVCAAAVATGVTLTARMVRRERAAGAGAPAG
- a CDS encoding Ig-like domain-containing protein gives rise to the protein MTTPDIAARRALGACAALMVGALTLTACGGDANASNKDGGKDSPKTSTAKIAISAKDGATDASVNATGVKVSDGTLTDVKMTVSGSQQAVPGAISADGRSWKPKQRLELGTKYQIAARAKDAEGRPAAANAIFSTVSSASSYIGTYTPDDGSTVGVGMPVSFTFNKSISDKKAVQSHITVNSSSGQQVVGHWFGDRRLDFRPKDYWKAGSKVKMKIDLDHVQGAQGLYGVQKKTVTFTVGRSQVSTVDVGTQTMTVVRDGQTLKSVPISGGSPEHTTYNGQMVISEKFTQTRMNGSTVGFGGEYDIPDVPHAMRLTSSGTFIHGNYWYNKGNPPFGRQGTSHGCVGLADVQGAQGDTPAKWFFDNTLVGDVVIVKNSPDTTVAPDNGLNGWNMSWSAWTAGSAV